In the genome of Bordetella avium, the window TGCGGACTTAGCCGCACACAGGCGCTTCGCGAGTCGTAAAGCGTATCTAGCAGCAGCAAGCAAGGGGAGCCACCGCATCAGCCGGTAAAGGCCGGGGCATGTTGCCGGCGAAATACGGGCGGCGACGGTGGCGAGCAAGCGCAGGCGTTGCGAAACACCTGCCTTTTACAAAAAAGTTTCGATCCAGCCGTCAGCCGCCATTCGCTGTTTTTCGGATCAAGCGGCATCGGCAACTTCACGGAGCACTTATGACAAGCCGCCGCAGTTTTCTTACCACTCTCGCCGCCGCAGGCGTCCTTCCCTGGGTCCGGATGGCACACGCCGAACCGGGCTTCCCCTCCAAGGTAGTCAAGATCGTAGTGCCCTATACGCCGGGAGGCGCACCCGATCTGATCGCCCGCGTCCTCGCTTCAGAATTGGGTAAGCAATGGGCACAATCTATCGTTGTGGAAAACAAACCCGGTGCTGGCGGTAGCATTGGCACCGATTACGTTGCGCGAGCCGATGGAGACGGATATACGCTGCTGAGCGGCGGCGTGGGCACCCACGCTATCAACCCGGTGCTGTACAAAAACATCCGCTACGACCCGGTTAAGGACTTCACGCATCTCACACTGGTCGGAAACGTCGCGAATATGCTCATCGCCAACGAGAGCTTTCCCGCCAACAACCTGGATGAGCTGGTCGATCTCGTTCGGAAAAACCCAAACAAGTTTGCCTACGGAAGCCCCGGCAACGGCACGTCTCCTCACTTGGCAGGAGAACTGTTTTGCCAGATGACGGGTTTAAAGCTGGCGCATATCCCCTACAAGGGCAGTGCCGGCGCCCTGAACGATCTGATGGGCGGACAGATTCCACTGGCTTTCGACAACCTGACCGCCAGTCTTCCGTTCGTAAAAGAGGGGAAGGTCAAGGTCTTTGCCGTCACGACGAGCGAGCGCTCGCCTCTGCTCCCCGATGTTCCCACCTTTTCCGAAAGCGGCGTTCCCGGCTATGAGCTGTCCGCATGGGCGGGTATTTTCGCCCCCAAAGGCTTGCCGCCCGCGCTGGCCGCGAAGATCAGTGCCGACATCGGCAACATCCTGCAAAAACCGGCGGTCAAGGAGAAACTCTTGACCCTGGGTGTGCAGGCCAGCCCGAACACACCCGAGGCATTCACCGCCTTCGTCAGCAATGAGGGCGCCAAGTTCCGCAAACTCGCGGATCAGGCCAACCTACAGCTCGGTTAGCGCTCGCGACGCCGGCGCTTGCCGGCGGCGCGATCTCGACGGTGTGCGCTGGGCCGGCCTCAGCCCTCGTAGCGCCGTCCCCGCTCCAGCAGCTCGGGCGTACCAATGACCGCGTTCAAGCCGTCGAAATCCAGCATGCTCTCGCGCCACGGCGCAGTCGTGCCGTGCTGGCGCAGGCTGGCGTAATAGCCCTGCAAGGTGTGCGCCACAGCGCGCGCCGTGCCGCCCGGGAAGATCACGATGCGGAATCCCAGCGCGGCCAGGGCGTCGGCGTTTTGCACCGGGGTCTTGCCGCCTTCGACCATATTGGCCAGCAAGGGAGCGCGATGCGCAAACCGGCTGCACGCCGCCTGCATCTGCTCGGGGGTGCGCAGCGCTTCGATGAATAGCGCATCCGCGCCCGCTTCCAGATACGACTCGGCGCGATCCAGCGCGGCTTCCAGGCCTTCCACGGCCAAGGCATCGGTGCGCGCCAGGATCAAGGTCGAGGCATGGACGCGCGCATCCGCTGCGGCTCGCAGTTTGCCGCGCATTTCTGCCGCAGGAATCACGCTCTTGCCGTCCAGGTGACCGCAGCGCTTGGGAGAGGTCTGATCCTCCAACTGGATCATGGCGGCGCCCGCGCGCTCCAGGCCGCGCACCGTGCGCTGCGTGTTCAAGGCGTTGCCAAAACCCGTATCCGCATCGACGATGACGGGCGTTGCCACCCGCTCGGTGATGCGGGCCAGCGTGTCCTCAACTTCGCTATAAGTGGTCAGCCCGATGTCCGAGCGGCCCAACCGCGCATAAGCGATCGAAGCGCCCGACAGATACAAGGCCCCGAATCCCGCCTGCTCGGCGATCAACGCAGACAAGGCGTCGTAAACGCCGGGAGCCAGCACGGCGCCGCCGGCCAGCTGTGCTTGCAGATTCTGTTTTTGCATGGTCAGTTGTATCCTAGGAAAACTCGCGGCCCAGCAAGGATGCGGCCGTCGCGGCGGCGATATGGCCGCCCGCCACGGCGCTGAGCAGGCCGTTGCCAGACAGATAGCCGGACACCTCATTACCCGATACGCCGCGTGCGGCGCCGCCCGCGGCCAGCAGGTTCGGCAGCGCCCTGCCCGCCTGATCCAGCACGCGGCAATGCGCATCGATGTCCAGCCCGCCCTGCGTATGGAAGAGCGCGCCAGTCACCTTGACGGCGTGGTAGGGCGCCAGCAAGGCGCGCTCGAAGCGCCGGCCGTGCGCGTCGGAGATGCCGGGCGCCGCGTCCGCCAGGGTCTGGCGCAACACGCCGGCGTCGCAGCCGATCAGCGCCGCCAACGCCGCGCTGTCCGCGCAGGTCTTGAGCGCCTGCCCCGCCTCGGCCTGGACAAAATCCGGAAAGCCGCGCGCCAGGGCCAGCGTACGGTCATCGAATACATTCCAGGCCACCCCGCCAGGCTGCGCCAGCACATGGACGGCGGCCTCGGAATAGCCATGGGTTTCGTCGTGGAAACGGCGTCCCTCGCGGTTGATCTGCACCCCGCCGTCCATCATCACGGCCCAGGAGATCAACGCGCCCTGGGGCGTGGCCCAGGAGCCGTGGCCCTGGTAGCCGCCCATGTCGGCCAGACGCGCGCCCAGCTGCGCGCCCCATTCGATGGCGCTGCCATCGTTGCCGACGTGGCCGCCGTAGACGGCCTCGCGCATGGCCGGCAAATGCTGGGCGACCATCGCCGCATTGCCGCCAAAGCCATTGCAGGCCAGCAGCAGCACGTCGCAGCCGATCACGTCGATAGAGCCGTCCGGCCGCTCGCAGCCTACTGCGGTGACGCGGCCGTCCTCGTCCGTCCAAATCTGCCGCGCCAGGGCGCGGGTCAGCAGATAGGCGCCGGCCTGCGTGGCGGCGCGCTCTAGCGCGGCGACCAGGGCCGCGCCGGTGCGCTCAGGCAGGGTGTGCATGCGGCGGGCGGTGTGGCCCGGATAAAGAAAGCCATCGAGCACCTCGAAGGTCAGGCCATGGCGCGCCAGATTGTCCAAGGCGGCGGCGGACGCGCCCGCGTAGGCGGCGACCAGATGCTCTGCCGCCGCGCCGCCGGCCTTGGCCTGTATGTCCGCGACAAAGCGCAGCGCGTCGTCCTCGATGCCGGCAGCATGCTGGGCCGCCGATCCCGCTGCGGGAATAAAACCCGAGGACAAGGCGGTAGAGCCGCTGGGCGCGGCATCGCGCTCGATCAGCACGGTTTCGATGCCGGCATCGGCCAGGCGCAGCGCAGCGGTCAAGCCGCAGGCGCCCGCGCCGATGATGGCTATCGGCACATGCACCGTGACCGCGTCGGGCGCGGCCCCGCGCAGGACCTGTGGCGCGCTCACGAGGCCAACCTGCCGAGCAAATCCTGGCAGGACAGCACGTCGGCCACGGTGCGCAGATCCGCCAACGCGGCGTCGTGCATGGCCGGTGTGGGCGCCGCGCAGCCATCAGCCAGCACCGCCACGTGGTAGTCGCGCATATGGGCGTCGCGCGCCGTGCTGGCAACGCCGCCGTTGGTGACGATGCCGGCGATCACCACGCTGGAAATGCCGGCGCGGCGCAACACCCAGTCCAGCTGGGTGTTGAAGAAGGCGGAATACGCCACTTTCCAGACCGACACGTCCACCAACCCGTCCAGCTCCGACACATTGGCCTGTCCCGGCGAACCGGCGACGAAATCGCCCTTGCGCAGGAAGGGACGTAGCTGCCTTAGGTGAGGCGAGATCATGGGTTCGCCCTGCGCGTCCGGCCACAGGGTGAACTGGCTGGCCGCCACAAAGCCGCCCTGCTGCTTGAGCGCGCGGGCCACGGGCGCCACGCGGGCCGGCAGGGCGCGCGCCTGCGGGCTGACCGCGCCGCCGCGGTCGTAAGCGCCGCCAGGCGCGAGGAAGTCGTTCTGCAGGTCGATGATGACCAGCGCGGTACTACGGGGGTCGAAGGCAGACATGGGCCGCTCCTGGGATGGGTTCACACTAGGCCTGGCGGGCGATCAGCAGATTGCCCAGGGTATCCACCTGGCCGACAAAGCCCGGCTCGATCCAGATCGTGGTGTCCGGCTGCTCCAGAATGGCGGGCCCCGCCACTTCGGCGCCTACCGGCAGGTCCAGGCGGGCGTAGCGCACGGCGTCATGCCATTGCCCGTCGTGGAAGACGGCTTGCGTGCCCAGCGCGGCTGGCATCTCGGTGCTGGTCGGGGCCAGCAGTGCCAGGTCGAACTTGGGCCGCTGGCCGATGCGCGCATAACGCAGGTTCAGGATGCGCACCGCGATGCCTTCCAAGCTGCGGCCGAAGGCGGCGCGGTAGGCGCGATCGAAGGCCGCGCCGATGCCGGCGCGGTGCAGCTCGCCGCGGCCGATTTCCACCCGCACGGTATGGCTCTGGCCGACGTACAACATATCCAGCTCGATGCTTTCGTGTATGCCCTCGAAGCTCACGCCGGCGGAATCCAGCCGCTCCTGGCAGGCCAGCGCCAGGCCGTCGATGCGGGCAAGCAGATCGTCCGCGTCCAGCGCATCCAGCGCCACGTTCAGCGTCTGTACGCCATCATGACGCATATCCGCCATGACGCAGCCCAGGGCCGAGGTGACGCCCGGATAGCGCGGCACGATGCCGCGGGCGGCATCCACCTCATTCATCATGGCGCAGACATGCAGCGCGCCGCCGCCGCCAAACGGCATATAAGCGAATTTGCGCGGATCATGGCCGCGCTCGATGGACACGACGCGGATCGCGCCCGCCATCTTGGCATTAGCCACGGTCAAGATGGCCTCGGCCGCAGCATGCACGTCCAGACCCAGCGGCTTGGCCACGTGCTCCTCGATGGCGGCGCGCGCCAACTCCACGTCCATCTGCGCCAGCAGGCCACCGCCCAGCGGG includes:
- a CDS encoding Bug family tripartite tricarboxylate transporter substrate binding protein; its protein translation is MTSRRSFLTTLAAAGVLPWVRMAHAEPGFPSKVVKIVVPYTPGGAPDLIARVLASELGKQWAQSIVVENKPGAGGSIGTDYVARADGDGYTLLSGGVGTHAINPVLYKNIRYDPVKDFTHLTLVGNVANMLIANESFPANNLDELVDLVRKNPNKFAYGSPGNGTSPHLAGELFCQMTGLKLAHIPYKGSAGALNDLMGGQIPLAFDNLTASLPFVKEGKVKVFAVTTSERSPLLPDVPTFSESGVPGYELSAWAGIFAPKGLPPALAAKISADIGNILQKPAVKEKLLTLGVQASPNTPEAFTAFVSNEGAKFRKLADQANLQLG
- a CDS encoding isocitrate lyase/PEP mutase family protein, translating into MQKQNLQAQLAGGAVLAPGVYDALSALIAEQAGFGALYLSGASIAYARLGRSDIGLTTYSEVEDTLARITERVATPVIVDADTGFGNALNTQRTVRGLERAGAAMIQLEDQTSPKRCGHLDGKSVIPAAEMRGKLRAAADARVHASTLILARTDALAVEGLEAALDRAESYLEAGADALFIEALRTPEQMQAACSRFAHRAPLLANMVEGGKTPVQNADALAALGFRIVIFPGGTARAVAHTLQGYYASLRQHGTTAPWRESMLDFDGLNAVIGTPELLERGRRYEG
- a CDS encoding FAD-dependent oxidoreductase produces the protein MSAPQVLRGAAPDAVTVHVPIAIIGAGACGLTAALRLADAGIETVLIERDAAPSGSTALSSGFIPAAGSAAQHAAGIEDDALRFVADIQAKAGGAAAEHLVAAYAGASAAALDNLARHGLTFEVLDGFLYPGHTARRMHTLPERTGAALVAALERAATQAGAYLLTRALARQIWTDEDGRVTAVGCERPDGSIDVIGCDVLLLACNGFGGNAAMVAQHLPAMREAVYGGHVGNDGSAIEWGAQLGARLADMGGYQGHGSWATPQGALISWAVMMDGGVQINREGRRFHDETHGYSEAAVHVLAQPGGVAWNVFDDRTLALARGFPDFVQAEAGQALKTCADSAALAALIGCDAGVLRQTLADAAPGISDAHGRRFERALLAPYHAVKVTGALFHTQGGLDIDAHCRVLDQAGRALPNLLAAGGAARGVSGNEVSGYLSGNGLLSAVAGGHIAAATAASLLGREFS
- a CDS encoding cysteine hydrolase family protein, which translates into the protein MSAFDPRSTALVIIDLQNDFLAPGGAYDRGGAVSPQARALPARVAPVARALKQQGGFVAASQFTLWPDAQGEPMISPHLRQLRPFLRKGDFVAGSPGQANVSELDGLVDVSVWKVAYSAFFNTQLDWVLRRAGISSVVIAGIVTNGGVASTARDAHMRDYHVAVLADGCAAPTPAMHDAALADLRTVADVLSCQDLLGRLAS